In Candidatus Binatus sp., the sequence CGTGCTCTCGATCGTGCTGCTAGCAACGCCGGCCAACGCAAAGAAGAGGAAGCGACCAGTTCCTGGTCCGACTTTGATCTACATCATAAACAAGTCATCAGACGTACCGGCGCAAGCGTGGGGAGGACACTGGAATCAGGATGTCTTCAACGCTTGCGTTGATGTGCTGCGCGTACATACAGATCTTGTCGCGCAGTTCTATCATCCGCAAGGAGTTAACTTAGTAGTCGCCGATCCGAGCAGCAACCCCAAAGGTTGGAAAGCTATATTTAGGAGCGGAGGTACTGGTGGCTATCATACCGCTTCGAAGGGGTATTCGATCGCTATCGCCTACACCGGTTCGCTCCTGCGAGTGCGTTCCCCTTGCACGGTTATGGGCGAGGAGCTAGTCGAGATGCTCGGGAACCCGAGACCGGGAAGCGTTTGCTTTAACACTCCCAGCGGCCAGCGCATCCAGCCCGAGATCGTCGATCCGATATGGGGAGGCGCCTACTGCCCGGAAGGCTATGAACCTGAATGTGCCGACACGGTTGCGGGACCGGTGCCAGGGTTTGTGCTGCCAGCCTGGTTCGCCAACAAGTACGGCGTACGAGGGCTCTCGAACGAACTAACCTATCCTGCAGGTGTCGTCAGCAAGCCGTGGCAGAAAACATCGGGGGGCGCGTACTTTCCCTGCAATTGATCCCCTCGAAATGGACAAACATGACGGAATGGCAGCCCTTTCCTACAAGTTGTGCCGAAGGGAACAGGGAATGAGCACACGGAGTTTCACGCGCTTGACAGTCTGTTAACAGCGGGAGCAGCCTAAAAGAATCTAGAGCTTCAAATAGAGAGCCGTAATTTATGTGTTTCCGTCTAAGCTCAACATTCCCCTCTAACAGTGGTCTTGAGCAATCCAAGCTTGAGCGGCGGTTGGTGCCCCAGGCGCACCGCAGTGTGTAGCGAGTTAGTGCTCAATCGAGCAAGCGGATCGTGATAAGAAGAAACCTCAAACGAGTAAAGAGATTACACGCACGAAGTCGAGCCCGAGGAGGCCCCGAGCGCGATTTCACTTTCTTCGGTCAAAAAACTGCGAAACTCCATCCCCTACTCGAAAATCCCCGTTATTTCGGAGATCCTCGGGTTGAACGGTTCCCGATACTGAGTTGTCAATGGAGCCCGACGAAGCCGCTTCCAATTAAGTTGTACGAATGGATCGAAGGGCAGGCACGGCCCGGGTCCGCGCGACGGCCCGTCAGAAGATGCATCGAAACTCTTGAAGTTCCGCCAGAGGGTCTTCCTAATGTCGGAGACATACTAATGATCTACAATCCAGAAGAGGAGCAAGAGGCGTATTTGGTTGTCTCGCGCGAATTTCTTTGGGGCCACACCCTCAAAGACGAGCCGCAACACAGGGCATACTACACAATGTGGATCCTGGTTAGACATCTGACTGACCCGGAGTACGCGGCGGAGCCAGTGCGATAGATGATGGCCGAGCCATTAGACAACCCGAAAAGATCGCGGTCCATGCGGGGGTTCAAAACAAGAACCCGCGCGGCACGCGACGCGGCGCGGGATTAATCTAATAGTTGATCGCCGCGAATCAAGCTGCGGCGGTTATTTGGTAGAAGTGGCAGGTTTACCCGGGCCGCTGCCGGCCGAGCTGCCGTCGAAGGCGCCCGCACCGGCTGCGATGCCGGCGCCTGCGCCGGCCGCCCCCGCGACTCCGAGCGCGGCAAATCCCGGCGAGAAGCCAGCGCCGCCGGTCGCGAACGCGCCGCACGCGACGGTGGTCTTTTGACCCTTGTGAACATCCTGCGATCCGGCGGCCGGGTTAAGCGGATTGCTCACGTTCACGACTCCGTCCTGGACGGCAACGTCGGTGAACTGACGGCAATCCTTGTAGCCGGGGCGCTCGGTGCCTTCGGTATAGGTCGTGTCGAACTCGGTGCCGCGCACGGCGCCGACTGCGTTGGGCGTGTGGACTTCAAAGGTCGGCGACGCTCCGCGCATCGCACCCGTGATCAGCGAATGCAACGATCCGCCGAGCAGGCCGACCTTGCTGGGCGCCGCGGCGCCGCTGACGAGCATGCTATCGTCGATGGTGAGCGTCGCTTGCGCTCCAAGCTGGAGCGAGCTGTTATCGATCATGCTGATGGTCAGCGAAGAGTTGGGCTGAGTGGTGATCCGGTCGTGGAGCTGAACCGGGGTATTGATCGCCGCGGGCAGCGTCGCAGCGCCGCGCTGGACTCCGGCCGAGCCGGTGAGCTGGGTGATCGTGCCGACATTTTGCGCGGGCTGCGCCCAAACTGTCGCGGGAGCAATGGCCGCAGTGATTGCAATCGCGATCGCTAATGCGATTTGCATAGAGAACCGCGCGGAATTCAGACGGCTGCCCACACTATTCATACAAGTTGTTCCTTCCGGAAAGGGTCGTCGGCGAAAAAATGCATCGCTGAGTATACACACGAGGCACCTTGACGAAAATAGATGACAATTAGCGTCGCTTACAGCTCAGACGAGCGAAAACAGGTTGCTAGCGGCGAGCAGTCCGCGAATCGAGCCCGCGCGGCCGCCGATCGATCGCGGCAAATTCAGTCGATGGCGAGGCTCGCGAAGGAGACGGCGGACTCGGTCTGCGGTTCCATCGCAATGCCGTATTTGAGCAGGCGCGCGGCGTGGCCGCTCAGCAGTTCGAGTTGGGTGTACATCGGGGAGAGGCCGCAGATGCGGCGGGCGTCGCGGTCCTTCATGATGTCGGCGAAGAAGCCTGCGGGATCGCCGCGCTGGATGTTGGCGATCAGGTCGAGGTCCTCGCGCTGGACGCGCGCGGCGACGTCGCTGTCGGCGGCAAAGGAATCGCCGAATTTCCTGCCGACGTGGGCGAAATCGACGCCGGCGAGAATCAGCACGCGGCGGCTCTCGGCGGCGAGTTCGGCGCGGAGCGCGTCGAGGAACGAATTGACGCGAGGGTCGCTCGCGGGGACGATCCCGCCCGCGACCATCTCGTGAAATGAACTGACCAGAATCGGCGCGACCTTGTAGCCGCGCGCACCGAGCGCGTAGGCGAGAAAAAGCACCTGGAATTCGATCGAATGCTCGCTCCGATGCAGCATCTCATCGGCAAACAGATCACCCTGATAGCGCGCGGCGAGGCGATCGACGAAATCGCGGTCGGTCTCGACGGCGCCGAGCGGGGTCGCGTAGTTCTTGCGGGTCGCGGTGAAGAGTTGAGGGCCGGCGCCATAGTGCGAAGTCCCGAGAATGACGACCAATTCGGGCGGCTCGTGCAACATCAGCTCGTAGTAGGCGTGCGCGTAAGCGGCGGCGCCGCGGCGAGGATCGATGTGCGGGGCGATCAGGCCGGCGAGCGAGGCAGCTTTTTTCGCAGTAGGAGCGCGCCCGGGACCGTCGGGCGGATCGAAGAACGAAGCGAGTTCGAGGCGCAGCCGTCCCGGGTCGTTTTCATAGCAAAGCCCCGCCAGCGCCGCCGGACGTTCGGGACTCGCGAGGAATTCGTCGCGGACTTTGCGCTGGCGGTCGGCGAAAGCCGGCGAATCGAGGAAGAACGCGGCGTCGAGCGCGGCGATCAGTTCCTCGATTTTTTCGAGCGGGATCGTTTCGTGGAAGCGCGCCGCGAAAGCATTCTGGATCTCGGGCAGCGAAGTTTTGCCGTTGAACAGAGTGACGATGAAATACGCGCCCATCCCGAGCAGGATCGGCTCGGGCGCGAGTCCGGTCGGATCGCGCAGACAGACGAAAGTTTGATCCTGCTGCTCGACCGGAAAGGCCTCGACGGAACGGATAAGCGGCGTCTGCATCGGATTCGATTGCGATTGTCGATTGCGAGTGCGGCCCGAAGTGACGGGCTCATCCGCGATCGATTTACAAGATGTTATGGCCTCTGACAAAATCCGGCAAGCGGAGGGAAGGAAGAATCCGAAACCGCTGGCGGGTTTCGAGCTTCCTGGGGTGACGCGAAGCCGGTTTCGGGCCGCAGGGCCGAATCGCAATAAGAAAAATGCGCGCTACGCGCTGTTAATAACAATAGAAAAGATGATTCGCTCAAACGTATATTCTGTCGCCAGACGTGGTCGAAGATCGGAAACAACACGCCGCTA encodes:
- a CDS encoding FecR family protein — protein: MQIALAIAIAITAAIAPATVWAQPAQNVGTITQLTGSAGVQRGAATLPAAINTPVQLHDRITTQPNSSLTISMIDNSSLQLGAQATLTIDDSMLVSGAAAPSKVGLLGGSLHSLITGAMRGASPTFEVHTPNAVGAVRGTEFDTTYTEGTERPGYKDCRQFTDVAVQDGVVNVSNPLNPAAGSQDVHKGQKTTVACGAFATGGAGFSPGFAALGVAGAAGAGAGIAAGAGAFDGSSAGSGPGKPATSTK
- the amrB gene encoding AmmeMemoRadiSam system protein B: MQTPLIRSVEAFPVEQQDQTFVCLRDPTGLAPEPILLGMGAYFIVTLFNGKTSLPEIQNAFAARFHETIPLEKIEELIAALDAAFFLDSPAFADRQRKVRDEFLASPERPAALAGLCYENDPGRLRLELASFFDPPDGPGRAPTAKKAASLAGLIAPHIDPRRGAAAYAHAYYELMLHEPPELVVILGTSHYGAGPQLFTATRKNYATPLGAVETDRDFVDRLAARYQGDLFADEMLHRSEHSIEFQVLFLAYALGARGYKVAPILVSSFHEMVAGGIVPASDPRVNSFLDALRAELAAESRRVLILAGVDFAHVGRKFGDSFAADSDVAARVQREDLDLIANIQRGDPAGFFADIMKDRDARRICGLSPMYTQLELLSGHAARLLKYGIAMEPQTESAVSFASLAID